taaaaaaacaacaaaaattaacgtTGAGTGAATGCATTTTACAACATCAATTCAGCTTCGATCATGATTTATAACTTCGTTATCGAAAGAAATCATGTCATGAATAATGCAATATGTATCGTATGTGCCGGGAAAATTGATTGCAATCCAAAAATTTGTGGTTCGAATATTATGCAAAGGTGCATTACGTGACTTACTTTGTGACGTCATGAACGAAAGACCTTCTTCtctttctttataaataaagtCGTCGAACCTTCAACCCAGCTTATCAAAGTCATTGCGCCATAAATATATAACTAATCTTTGATACAATCAATATGCagtgattattatatattattattcttaATGCATGAGTCTTGGAATTTTGCAACGAAATTCCAGAGATTTTTAACGAATTGGGATTTCACAAGCTGGCGCTAACATTTTAAGTGCAGATATTTGTGTATGCGGGTTTAATTCGTTAAATAACAATGAATCATAATTAGTGATTTGTACAGCAGATGACATTATGGGTTACTaatattgtgtgtgtatgtacatatatacttcatGGTATACCTGCTTTGTTAAGGAGATttgtgtgttgagttgttgtaTATACAGGTAGCAAAATGTTGAAGTTCGTTTTGAGCCGCTTCCATGGTCAACCTTGGAACTTCATGGTCATTGGAAAtttcttttgttaaaaaatcccGGAAAAAGGATTTTTTCAGTGCCGGCGGGTGGGTAAGTTTACCGTAATTCggataatttttgtatatattttgtgaatGTTACAAATATGTTGGCTTCTGggcatatgtatgcacatataagcATACTTCATACTTTTGAAACTAGTATAAAATAATCGCTAGCTCCTCGAGTAGCAGCAGTCAGTAGAATTTGCTGTTACACGATACAACGGCGCAAGCAAGAGCTGAAACATTTcgaaaaaaagtacaaaagcaTTTGAGTGATTAAATTTTAACCAAGTAATTTCACCGGAATTAAgaattatttctttctttacaaaaaatgtattgattaaaaacaacaagtgtCGCTTTTATTACATACTTTGTAAATCAGATTCAAATACTACAATCTTATGACGACAGCagcgtaataaataaatacagacgTAAATATTCATGCCGCAACAACAAAGCTTAATAATATAAGAGAGCGCACATTTGCTTGGCTCAACGAGAGATAAGAAAGAATTTCATTCATCTCCAAGCAAACGCAACAGAGCTCAGGaaaaacaaaatcacaaaatttaaccGCAAAGAGAagacattttcgaaagcaactaaCAACTCACAATCAATCAACACAGCAAATGTTgctgtatatttgttgttgccgcaTCGTAATACAGTAATCATCGAAGCTGGTTTTTCCACAAGCGAACTTAAGCGTTAGTGATCGCAGCCGAGACCGGTCATTGTGTGCGCGAAACTTGCTGTGAACGGTTCGCCGACGTACTAATATCGGCTTTagattgtgtttgttgtttttaaaatcgctaaatacaaaaatactttttttgcaaAGTATAATAAGAAACAATTCGAATTCGTGACAACATAAACATGACAATGCTAAGAGCATTCGCATTACTCACCGCCTATGTGATATTTATCGCAGGCGCACGCGCCTATCCCACAACTGTGACAACAAGTCCAGAGAATAATGCGACACAATTGGATGCCTTCCAGTTCGCCATTAACGACAGCCATATATTTGATATACCGCCTGGAATATTTACAACATTTATACCACTACCAGCTGCGGCGCCGATGGCCGATGATAAAGATGATTATTTGCCATACCGCAGCGATGGACACGATAACTTTTCTTGGGCGTTGATTAAGCAAATACTGGTGTCAACAACACGGAGACGCAATGTGATTACTACCGCTGCCGGAGGTGATAACTTACGTGGAGATGCAGAGAATATCGTTTTCTCACCTTTTTCCGTTAAGCTCGTACTCGCGCTACTCACAGAGGCGACGGGCAATGGCACGTGttcgcaacaacaactgctggcCACACTGGGTAATATCAAATCGCTGGAGAATTTACGCAATTTTTATCGCAAAAcgctgaacattttgaagaaggAACACGCCGATTACACTTTACGCTTGGATACACGCCTCTACACAGATAAAACAGTGGAAGCGCTACCCTCATATGCCGCACTACTGAAGTCAGCTTATCAGACACCTGTTGAAAGTCTTGATTTCGACGATGGCGTCGTGGCGGCTGAGAAGATTAATACTTGGATTTCGCGTGTCACTGAGGGTCGCTTGAGCCAATTGGTTACGGACGAAGGTGTTACGAATAGCGTTATGTTGTTGGTGAATGCAATCTATTTCAATGGCAAGTGGCGTCGTCAGTTCACAGAAAGCCACACTGGCGTCTTTTATCGTACAACAAACGATCAATTGAAGGTCTCTTACATGGAATTGACCGATAACTTCTATTATCACGAAAGTAACGAGTTGAAGGCGAAAATTATACGCTTGCCTTATCGTGGCCAGAAGTTCTCGATGTTCGTCGCTTTACCCAATGAGGGACAAAACATTGACTCGTTCATCAGTCGCATGCAAAGTGAGCAGTTGAAACACATGCAATGGATGACGGAGCGCAGCAAAGTGCGTGTGGTCTTGCCCAAATTCAAATTCGCATATAAAACCGATCTGAAAGCGGTATTGTGTCGCTTGGGCGTAGAGGAGATCTTCACCGAACGTGCTAATTTAACAGCTATGGCAACCGATACGGATTTACAACTGATGGTTTCGAATATACTGCAGAAAAGTGGTATTGATGTCAACGAAGTGGGTGCAGTAGCTTATGGTGCTACTGAAGTGGAAATCGTAAATCGTTTTGGTGCCGATGAAGAAGAGTTCATTGCGAATCGGCCGTTTGCATTCTTCATTGAAGAAGAGAGTACGGGCAATATCCTCTTTGCAGGAAAAGTGATGAATCCTACGACATGAGCAGCTCTACTTCGTAAGAGTGATTTTAGTTGATTAGGTGTTTAGCgtatattatgtaataatattttaatttgtaatctTAAGTGTTAGGTCATAGTGTAGCCTAGCAGTTGGCTGATTTTATGTGAACATTGACGCATATGGATGTTCATTAAGCatgtaatttataaaataatattatattagcaaAATAAAGAGAGATTATAAGTATAAACATGTATAAACTAATgcatttgttttcattattcattatctAACATCATCTTCTGTTGAGTTATAAGCACAGAATTTTACAAAGGCTGATAAGGTTGAATATTCTAACTAAGgcggaaaattttaaatcaaaaggtCAGTTCCGCTGTTTTGTAATTATGATTAGAAAACCATGTATAATTACAGT
This portion of the Zeugodacus cucurbitae isolate PBARC_wt_2022May chromosome 3, idZeuCucr1.2, whole genome shotgun sequence genome encodes:
- the LOC105212554 gene encoding serine protease inhibitor 27A is translated as MTMLRAFALLTAYVIFIAGARAYPTTVTTSPENNATQLDAFQFAINDSHIFDIPPGIFTTFIPLPAAAPMADDKDDYLPYRSDGHDNFSWALIKQILVSTTRRRNVITTAAGGDNLRGDAENIVFSPFSVKLVLALLTEATGNGTCSQQQLLATLGNIKSLENLRNFYRKTLNILKKEHADYTLRLDTRLYTDKTVEALPSYAALLKSAYQTPVESLDFDDGVVAAEKINTWISRVTEGRLSQLVTDEGVTNSVMLLVNAIYFNGKWRRQFTESHTGVFYRTTNDQLKVSYMELTDNFYYHESNELKAKIIRLPYRGQKFSMFVALPNEGQNIDSFISRMQSEQLKHMQWMTERSKVRVVLPKFKFAYKTDLKAVLCRLGVEEIFTERANLTAMATDTDLQLMVSNILQKSGIDVNEVGAVAYGATEVEIVNRFGADEEEFIANRPFAFFIEEESTGNILFAGKVMNPTT